The following are encoded in a window of Acipenser ruthenus chromosome 26, fAciRut3.2 maternal haplotype, whole genome shotgun sequence genomic DNA:
- the LOC117430171 gene encoding growth hormone secretagogue receptor type 1-like, producing MEFVSNFNLSENYRDCLYQPLHLSLFELKTLVPVTVVCVGLFLLGVLGNLATIFVFQQCKEMRTTTNLYLSSMALSDILIFAGLPLDLYRLWRYCPFVFGDFLCRFQFYLSETCTYATILHITTLSMERYLAICFPLQAKVLVTKERVKLVIMALWVISMVTAAPVFFIFKVESQECKLTEQAVQSGLLQTMTWVSTLYFFLPLVCMSLLYGLIGRKLWRTKRDIQGPNARNRERYHRQTIKMLALVVLAFTLCWLPFHVGRILFSNASRNDIEAQALFTTSQYFNLVSMVLFYLSASINPVLYNLMSGRYRSALCRLLGKPRASLRGQGSCCQSQAASPEGTEVSTCV from the exons ATGGAATTTGTATCAAACTTCAACCTGTCTGAAAACTACAGAGACTGTCTCTACCAGCCGCTCCACTTGTCCCTGTTCGAGCTCAAAACTCTAGTTCCAGTCACGGTAGTGTGTGTGGGCCTATTCCTGCTAGGAGTGCTCGGGAACCTGGCCACCATCTTTGTGTTTCAACAATGCAAGGAGATGAGGACCACCACCAACCTCTATCTCTCTAGCATGGCTCTTTCTGACATCCTGATCTTTGCTGGCCTGCCCCTTGACCTCTACCGCCTCTGGAGGTACTGCCCTTTCGTGTTTGGGGACTTCCTGTGCCGCTTCCAGTTCTATTTGAGCGAGACTTGCACGTATGCTACCATTCTCCACATAACCACCCTCAGCATGGAACGCTACCTGGCTATTTGCTTCCCGCTCCAGGCCAAGGTGCTGGTCACCAAGGAGAGGGTTAAGCTGGTTATCATGGCTCTCTGGGTAATCTCCATGGTAACAGCCGCCCCTGTTTTCTTTATCTTCAAGGTGGAGAGCCAGGAATGTAAGCTTACAGAGCAGGCTGTCCAATCTGGTCTCTTGCAGACAATGACCTGGGTCTCTACGCTGTATTTCTTCCTGCCCCTGGTGTGTATGAGCCTCCTCTATGGGCTCATTGGGAGGAAGCTGTGGAGGACCAAAAGGGATATCCAGGGTCCCAATGCGAGGAACCGGGAGAGGTACCATCGGCAGACCATCAAGATGTTGG CTCTGGTGGTGCTGGCCTTCacgctgtgctggctgcccttCCACGTGGGCCGTATCCTGTTCTCAAACGCGTCCAGGAATGACATCGAGGCCCAGGCCCTGTTCACCACCAGCCAGTACTTCAACCTGGTCTCCATGGTGCTCTTCTACCTCAGTGCCTCCATCAACCCAGTCCTCTACAACCTCATGTCAGGGCGCTACCGCAGTGCATTGTGCCGCCTGCTGGGCAAGCCCAGGGCATCCCTGAGGGGTCAGGGCTCCTGCTGCCAGAGCCAGGCCGCGTCCCCTGAAGGAACGGaagtcagcacctgtgtgtga
- the LOC131701703 gene encoding ras-related GTP-binding protein A, with product MSSTAMKKKVLLMGKSGSGKTSMRSIIFANYIARDTRRLGATIDVEHSHVRFLGNLVLNLWDCGGQDTFMENYFTSQRDNIFRNVEVLIYVFDVESRELEKDMHYYQSCLEAILQNSPDAKVFCLVHKMDLVQEDQRDLIFKEREDDLKRLSRPLECTCFRTSIWDETLYKAWSSIVYQLIPNVQQLESNLRNFAQIIEADEVLLFERATFLVISHYQCKEQRDAHRFEKISNIIKQFKLSCSKLAASFQSMEVRNSNFAAFIDVFTSNTYVMVIMSDPSIPSAATLINIRNARKHFEKLERVDGPKHSLHMRMR from the exons ATGTCCAGTACAGCCATGAAGAAAAAG GTGCTGCTGATGGGAAAGAGTGGGTCTGGGAAGACCAGTATGAGGTCTATTATATTCGCCAATTACATTGCCAGAGACACCAGGCGACTTGGAGCCACAA TTGATGTGGAGCATTCCCACGTGCGATTTCTGGGTAACCTTGTACTGAACCTGTGGGACTGTGGAGG ACAGGATACATTCATGGAAAACTACTTCACAAGCCAGCGGGATAACATCTTTCGGAACGTGGAAGTGCTGATCTATGTATTTGACGTGGAGAGCAGAGAGCTAGAGAAGGACATGCATTATTACCAATCCTGCTTGGAGGCTATCCTACAGAACTCTCCTGATGCCAAGGTCTTCTGTTTGGTACACAAGATGGACTTGGTGCAGGAGGACCAGAGAGACCTG atttttaaagAACGTGAGGATGACTTGAAGAGACTATCTCGACCCCTGGAATGTACCTGCTTCAGGACGTCCATCTGGGATGAAACTCTATACAAG GCCTGGTCCAGTATCGTGTACCAGCTAATCCCCAATGTACAACAGCTGGAGTCAAACCTGCGCAACTTTGCTCAGATCAttgaggcagatgaggtgctgcTGTTTGAAAGAGCTACCTTCCTG GTAATATCACACTATCAGTGCAAGGAGCAGAGGGATGCACACCGATTTGAGAAGATCAGCAACATCATCAAACAGTTCAAGCTGAGCTGCAG TAAGCTCGCTGCCTCCTTTCAAAGTATGGAAGTCCGAAATTCGAATTTTGCAGCTTTCATTGACGTCTTCACCTCAAACACCTATGTCATGGTCATCATGTCTGACCCTTCCATAC CCTCCGCAGCCACTCTCATCAACATCCGCAATGCCAGGAAGCATTTCGAGAAGCTGGAGCGGGTCGACGGGCCCAAACATAGCCTGCACATGCGCATGCGCTAG